One window of Dendropsophus ebraccatus isolate aDenEbr1 chromosome 13, aDenEbr1.pat, whole genome shotgun sequence genomic DNA carries:
- the LOC138770508 gene encoding olfactory receptor 10A7-like: MNLNKFDQKFAKLAKRISSNFAYGHRWPHYKTYEVNKTVITEFLLLAFSNFHNFKILLFVFILLAFMSCVMGNSTILLLVRYEHCLHMPMYYFICNFAVLEIIFVFITVPKLLANLLEASRKISFIGCFAQMYSFHILGVGECYLLAVMAFDRHLAINNPLHYSSVMNKALCIGLVVAPWVLGFVITGIPTIVTAELEFCGPNEVDHFFCDLAPIQNIACSNPLVSNLITRVAVAFGTMVPFMIILAFYIQIIAAISKIKGTTGKQKAFSTCSSHLIVAGLFYCSAIVVYSRPKGSQHDKFLALLYTVIIPALNPFIYTLRNKDVKAALKKSKPLRVCSVR, encoded by the exons AtgaatcttaacaagtttgaccaaaaatttgcaaagcttGCAAAACGAATTTCAAGCAACTTTGCTTATGGTCAT AGATGGCCTCACTACAAAACCTATGAAGTCAATAAGACCGTGATAACTGAGTTCTTACTTCTGGCCTTTTCTAATTTTCATAATTTTAAGATTTTACTTTTTGTCTTCATCCTATTGGCATTTATGTCCTGTGTTATGGGGAACAGCACCATACTTCTATTAGTAAGATATGAGCATTGCCTTCATATGCCAATGTATTATTTTATCTGTAACTTTGCTGTTTtggaaattatatttgtattcaTCACTGTTCCTAAACTTCTAGCTAACTTGCTTGAAGCTAGCAGGAAGATATCATTTATTGGATGCTTTGCACAGATGTATTCGTTCCATATTTTAGGAGTAGGAGAATGTTATCTTCTGGCAGTTATGGCCTTTGACCGACATTTAGCCATTAACAACCCTTTGCATTATTCTAGTGTAATGAATAAAGCTCTTTGTATTGGACTTGTCGTTGCCCCATGGGTATTGGGATTTGTCATAACTGGCATTCCTACAATAGTTACAGCTGAACTGGAGTTTTGTGGACCCAATGAAGTAGACCATTTTTTCTGTGATCTGGCTCCGATTCAGAATATCGCCTGTTCTAATCCTTTGGTCAGCAACCTGATCACAAGGGTAGCAGTTGCCTTTGGCACTATGGTTCCATTCATGATCATTTTAGCGTTCTACATCCAAATCATCGCTGCCATCTCTAAAATTAAAGGCACTACAGGCaaacagaaagccttctccacctgttcTTCACACCTCATAGTAGCCGGCCTATTCTACTGCTCAGCCATTGTTGTATATAGTAGACCCAAAGGTAGTCAACATGACAAATTCCTTGCCCTCTTGTATACCGTGATTATTCCAGCACTTAATCCATTTATTTACACCTTGAGGAACAAAGATGTCAAAGCAGCTCTAAAAAAATCAAAACCACTAAGAGTTTGCAGTGTGCGTTAA
- the LOC138770509 gene encoding olfactory receptor 2A1/2A42-like: MPDHTKKRMELFLYKTDEFNTTVVTEFILLGFCNLHRLQILFFAFVLLAFIFCVMGNSAILILVRYEHSLHTPMYFFISNFAALEIIFVSVTIPKFLANLIGASRKISFTGCFVQIYTFLILGVGECYLLAVMAFDRDLAINNPLHYYSIMNKTLCIELAVAPWVIGCLLAAIPTIITAQLEFCGPNKVNHFFCDLAPIQNIACSNPWVSNVVTSSAAVFGTVLPFMTILGFYIHIIVAISKIKSTTGKQKAFSTCSSHLIVASMFYCSAIVVYIRPKGSHHDKFLALLYTVIIPAINPFIYTLRNKDVKTALKKSTKPLIGHWLK; encoded by the exons ATGCCCGATCACACAAAGAAGAGGATG GAATTGTTTCTTTACAAAACTGATGAATTTAATACGACTGTGGTAACGGAGTTCATTCTTTTGGGTTTCTGCAATTTACATCGtctacagattttattttttgcatttgtaCTATTGGCATTTATATTCTGTGTTATGGGGAACAGCGCCATCCTTATACTTGTAAGATATGAGCATTCACTTCATAcaccaatgtattttttcattagtAACTTTGCTGCTTTGGAAATTATTTTTGTATCTGTCACCATTCCTAAATTTTTAGCTAATCTAATTGGAGCTAGCAGGAAAATATCATTTACTGGATGCTTTGTCCAGATTTACACATTTCTCATTCTGGGAGTAGGGGAATGCTATCTTCTGGCAGTTATGGCCTTTGATCGAGATTTAGCCATTAACAACCCTTTACACTATTACAGTATAATGAATAAAACTCTCTGTATTGAACTTGCAGTTGCCCCATGGGTTATTGGATGTCTATTAGCTGCCATACCTACAATAATTACAGCTCAACTGGAGTTTTGTGGGCCCAATAAAGTCAACCATTTCTTCTGTGATTTGGCTCCAATACAGAATATAGCCTGTTCTAATCCGTGGGTCAGTAATGTGGTCACAAGCTCAGCAGCCGTATTTGGGACTGTCCTGCCATTCATGACGATTTTAGGATTCTACATCCACATCATTGTCGCTATCTCAAAAATTAAAAGCACCACAGGCaaacagaaagccttctccacctgttcCTCCCACCTCATTGTAGCCAGCATGTTCTACTGCTCAGCCATTGTCGTATATATTAGACCTAAAGGCAGTCATCATGACAAATTCCTTGCCCTCCTGTACACTGTCATTATTCCAGCAATTAATCCGTTTATCTATACTTTAAGGAACAAGGATGTGAAAACAGCTCTAAAAAAATCCACTAAGCCACTAATAGGTCATTGGCTGAAATAG